One stretch of Prunus persica cultivar Lovell chromosome G1, Prunus_persica_NCBIv2, whole genome shotgun sequence DNA includes these proteins:
- the LOC18789285 gene encoding pentatricopeptide repeat-containing protein At5g65560: MMRKPKPIAIICCINHPPEPFLSLLLLIKPFSTSSTTAAASPSLPPVPEQPVDLSSQLFAILSRPNWQRHPSLKKLIPSISASHVSSLFALNLDPQTALGFFNWIALKPGYRHTVHCHSSLLNILIPNGFFRVAEKIRISMIKASTSAQDALFVLEFLRGMNRALEFEFKLTVRCYNLLLMSLSRFSLFEDLKTLYLEMLDDMVSPNLHTFNTMINASCKLGNVAEADLYFSKIGQAGLRPDTFTYTSLILGHCRNKDVDTSYRVFKLMPHKGCQRNEVSYTNLIHGFCEVGRIDEAFKLFSQMGEDNCFPTVRTFTVLICALCKLGRKLEAMNLFKEMTDKGCEPNIHTYTVLIDSMCKENKLDEARNLLNKMLEKGLVPNVVTYNAMIDGYCKEGTVEAALDILALMESSNCCPNARTFNELISGFCKRKNVYQAMTLLNKMLDRKLLPSLVTYNSLIHGQCKIGHLDSAYRLVNLMKDSGLVPDQWTYSVLIDTLCKRGRLEEAHALFDSLKEKGIKSNEVIFTALIDGYCKVGKVSDAHSLFDRMLAEDCSPNSYTYNTLIDVLCKERKLKEGLLLVEKMLSIGVKPTVPTYTILIKQMLKEGDFDHAHRLFDQMVCSGNQPDLFTYTTFIHAYCGIGNVEEAEKLMIKMNEEGIIADSLTYTLLIDAYGRMGLIELAFDVLKRMSNACCDPSHYTYAFLIKHLSNEKLMKTNNNIVGLDLVPNVSSIDITGVWKTMDFEIALELFEKMVGHGCAPSTNTYDKLIVGLCKEGRLDVAQRLYSHMRERGISPSEDIYNSLLTCCCKLQVYGEASILVDAMIEDGYLPTLESSMLLVCGLLDQEKTEKAKAVFRTLLRCGYNYDEVAWKVLLDGLLKRGLVNICSELVSIMEKMGCQLHPQTYSMLIEGIDGP, encoded by the coding sequence ttcctctctctcctcctcctcatcaaaccCTTCTCCACCTCTTCCACCACTGCCGctgcttctccttctcttcctccagTCCCCGAACAGCCAGTGGATCTCTCCTCCCAGCTCTTCGCCATTCTCTCCCGCCCCAATTGGCAACGCCACCCTTCCCTCAAGAAACTAATCCCCTCCATTTCCGCTTCCCACGTCTCTTCCCTTTTCGCTCTCAATCTCGATCCCCAGACCGCCCTCGGCTTCTTCAACTGGATCGCCCTCAAACCCGGTTACAGGCACACCGTCCATTGCCATTCCTCCTTGCTCAACATTCTGATCCCCAATGGGTTCTTCCGGGTCGCCGAAAAGATCCGAATTTCGATGATCAAGGCTTCCACTTCCGCTCAGGATGCCTTGTTTGTGCTCGAATTTTTGCGGGGAATGAACCGCGCACTAGAATTCGAGTTCAAGCTCACTGTCAGGTGCTACAACTTGCTCCTAATGTCATTGTCTAGGTTTTCCTTGTTTGAAGATTTGAAAACTCTGTATTTGGAGATGTTAGACGATATGGTTTCGCCGAATTTGCATACGTTTAATACCATGATCAATGCTTCCTGTAAATTGGGCAATGTGGCTGAGGCAGACTTGTATTTTAGTAAGATAGGGCAGGCGGGCTTGCGCCCTGATACGTTTACGTACACTTCTTTGATTCTGGGACATTGTAGGAATAAGGATGTGGATACTAGCTATAGGGTTTTTAAGCTAATGCCGCACAAGGGTTGTCAAAGAAATGAGGTTTCCTATACTAATTTAATACATGGGTTTTGTGAGGTAGGTCGGATTGATGAGGCTTTCAAGTTGTTTTCTCAAATGGGGGAGGATAATTGTTTTCCAACTGTGCGTACATTTACCGTTCTTATTTGTGCATTGTGTAAATTGGGAAGGAAATTAGAAGCTATGAATCTATTTAAAGAGATGACGGACAAGGGTTGTGAACCAAATATTCATACTTATACCGTGCTCATTGATAGTATGTGTAAGGAAAATAAGCTTGATGAGGCTAGAAACTTGCTAAACAAGATGTTGGAGAAAGGGTTGGTTCCTAATGTTGTCACCTACAACGCAATGATTGATGGGTACTGTAAGGAGGGAACAGTTGAGGCTGCACTTGATATTTTGGCTTTGATGGAATCAAGTAATTGTTGTCCAAATGCTCGAACATTCAATGAATTGATTTCCGGgttttgtaaaaggaaaaatgtatACCAGGCAATGACACTGCTTAATAAGATGCTTGATCGGAAGCTCTTGCCAAGCCTAGTTACATATAATTCATTAATCCATGGGCAGTGTAAGATAGGCCATTTGGATAGTGCTTATAGGTTGGTTAATTTGATGAAAGATAGTGGTTTGGTTCCTGACCAATGGACTTACAGTGTTCTCATAGACACTCTCTGTAAGAGGGGGAGATTGGAAGAAGCTCATGCCCTGTTCGATTCTCTCAAAGAGAAAGGCATAAAGTCAAATGAAGTGATCTTTACTGCTTTGATTGATGGTTATTGCAAGGTTGGGAAAGTCAGCGATGCCCATTCCTTGTTTGATAGAATGCTTGCAGAAGACTGTTCGCCAAACTCGTACACTTACAATACCTTGATAGATGTGTTgtgcaaagaaagaaaactgaaGGAAGGATTATTACTGGTGGAAAAAATGTTAAGTATTGGTGTGAAACCTACGGTACCTACTTATACAATTCTAATTAAGCAAATGTTGAAAGAAGGGGACTTTGACCATGCTCATAGGCTTTTCGACCAGATGGTGTGTTCTGGTAATCAACCTGACCTATTTACTTACACTACATTTATTCATGCATATTGCGGCATAGGGAATGTAGAAGAGGCAGAGAAGCTGATGATTAAGATGAATGAAGAAGGAATTATAGCAGACTCATTGACTTATACATTATTAATTGATGCATATGGACGTATGGGATTAATTGAATTGGCATTTGATGTTCTTAAGCGTATGTCAAATGCTTGTTGTGATCCTTCTCACTATACCTATGCCTTTCTGATCAAACATCTTTCGAATGAAAAGTTAATGAAGACAAacaataatatagtgggacTTGATTTGGTCCCAAATGTCTCCTCCATCGATATTACTGGTGTTTGGAAGACAATGGATTTTGAAATTGCTTTAGAGCTCTTTGAAAAAATGGTTGGGCATGGTTGTGCACCCAGTACGAACACTTATGACAAGCTTATAGTAGGTCTTTGCAAAGAGGGACGCTTGGACGTAGCCCAGAGGTTATACAGtcatatgagagagagaggaatttCTCCCAGTGAGGATATTTATAATTCTCTTCTTACTTGTTGCTGTAAGTTGCAAGTGTATGGAGAGGCATCAATATTGGTGGATGCGATGATTGAGGATGGTTATTTACCAACATTGGAGTCCTCAATGTTGCTTGTATGTGGGCTTCTTGATCAAGAGAAGACTGAGAAGGCAAAAGCCGTTTTTCGTACTTTGCTTCGTTGTGGGTATAACTACGATGAAGTAGCTTGGAAAGTTCTCCTTGATGGTTTACTTAAGAGGGGTCTTGTCAATATATGCTCTGAGCTCGTAAGCATCATGGAGAAGATGGGTTGCCAGCTTCATCCTCAGACATATTCGATGTTGATTGAGGGAATTGATGGACCGTAA